A region from the Halosolutus gelatinilyticus genome encodes:
- a CDS encoding HalX domain-containing protein: MPDDTYTVLVVADEPGVVEQFEGWLSDRYRVTTVIDGDGTREDLDDVDVALLDRVFPAPSGDVLAREIDRRERDRTIALAGTVEPETDVLRVTCHESLDDPVERDELVEIVERLRSRARYDDRLAECANLAAERAALEAARSRSELERDEEYQELCRRIAVLLDDLNDATTEFDAEDFRAAFETPDFAGRPRVQRTTWLP, translated from the coding sequence ATGCCGGACGACACGTACACCGTCCTCGTCGTCGCCGACGAGCCAGGCGTCGTCGAGCAGTTCGAAGGCTGGCTCTCGGATCGGTACCGAGTGACAACGGTGATCGACGGTGACGGCACCCGCGAGGACCTCGACGACGTCGACGTCGCGCTCCTCGATCGGGTCTTTCCGGCCCCGTCCGGCGACGTACTCGCCCGGGAGATCGATCGGCGGGAACGCGACCGAACGATCGCGTTGGCCGGCACCGTCGAACCGGAGACGGACGTTCTGCGCGTCACCTGTCACGAATCCCTCGACGATCCCGTCGAACGGGACGAACTCGTCGAGATCGTCGAGCGCCTTCGCAGCCGCGCCCGATACGACGATCGACTCGCCGAGTGTGCGAACCTCGCGGCCGAGCGCGCCGCGCTCGAGGCGGCTCGCTCCCGATCGGAACTCGAACGCGACGAGGAGTACCAGGAACTCTGCCGTCGTATCGCCGTTCTCCTCGACGACCTGAACGACGCGACGACGGAGTTCGACGCCGAGGATTTCCGGGCCGCCTTCGAGACGCCCGATTTCGCCGGCCGCCCGCGCGTGCAGCGGACCACCTGGCTCCCGTGA
- the dph2 gene encoding diphthamide biosynthesis enzyme Dph2 gives MSQEPEYSEGDLRNTGMRLKHDREWDYELEQIVDAIEERDAAKVGLQFPEGLKRRGPAVADDLRELTDDVTFMLSGQPCYGACDLDTYLMKRTDVFVHFGHSPMKDTDKVIYVPLFSNVDVTPIMKEALDTLEPPEETGGVGLVTTAQHMNRYEEMREFLEERGYEVHSRRGDDRLTHEGQVLGCNYASADVPADQVLYVGGGKFHPLGLAMEHPDKHVVIADPVNNVVTVADTEKFLKQRYGAVHRAMDAEKWGVIFCTKIGQGRWETAQEILADNDDAYLITMDEVTPDRLRNFDMDAFVNTGCPRITTDDGPRFHKPMLTPGEYRIAVGDEPLDSLSFDTFHGTW, from the coding sequence ATGAGCCAGGAGCCGGAGTACAGCGAGGGGGACCTCAGGAACACGGGAATGCGTCTCAAGCACGATCGCGAGTGGGACTACGAACTCGAACAGATCGTCGACGCGATCGAGGAGCGAGACGCCGCGAAGGTCGGGCTCCAGTTCCCCGAGGGGCTGAAGCGACGGGGGCCGGCCGTCGCCGACGATCTCCGGGAACTGACCGACGACGTGACGTTCATGCTCTCGGGCCAGCCGTGCTACGGGGCCTGCGACCTCGACACCTACCTGATGAAACGTACCGACGTGTTCGTCCACTTCGGCCACTCGCCGATGAAGGACACGGACAAGGTGATCTACGTCCCCCTGTTCTCGAACGTCGACGTCACGCCGATCATGAAGGAGGCACTCGACACCCTCGAACCGCCCGAAGAGACCGGCGGCGTCGGCCTCGTCACCACGGCCCAGCACATGAACCGCTACGAGGAGATGCGGGAGTTCCTCGAAGAACGGGGCTACGAAGTTCACAGCCGTCGCGGCGACGATCGGCTGACCCACGAGGGGCAGGTGCTCGGGTGCAACTACGCGAGCGCGGACGTGCCCGCGGATCAGGTCCTCTACGTCGGCGGCGGGAAGTTCCACCCGCTCGGGCTGGCGATGGAACACCCCGACAAGCACGTCGTCATCGCCGATCCGGTCAACAACGTCGTCACCGTCGCCGACACGGAGAAGTTCCTGAAACAGCGCTACGGCGCCGTCCACCGGGCGATGGACGCCGAGAAGTGGGGCGTGATCTTCTGCACCAAGATCGGGCAGGGCCGCTGGGAGACCGCCCAGGAGATCCTCGCGGACAACGACGACGCCTACCTCATCACGATGGACGAGGTGACGCCCGATCGCCTGCGGAACTTCGACATGGACGCGTTCGTCAACACCGGCTGTCCGCGGATTACGACCGACGACGGTCCGCGATTCCACAAGCCGATGCTCA